The following are encoded in a window of Mycobacterium vicinigordonae genomic DNA:
- a CDS encoding AMP-binding protein translates to MTSKILPYLLERAAEDRPDDIVFRSVEQGDLTYSGLHAAHLRWAAALDGLGVRRGDTVASLMPIGFEAYHCWMGAAWLSAIEVPINTAWRNTWLHHGLALSGARVLVCAQRYLPQIAQVAQGLTALETIVVYDADDPSELDVGLPTRIISGPAFFAAASATPRLSRPADDDLMAIIFTSGTTGQSKGVMCPWAQWSHADGKPGVFRFVVELGCPFIYYAPFVPYHLTGKGALIAAAQLNGQVVMREKFRTDVFWDDIRNYGCTSTLIVGAMGNFLMKQPPSADDGINPLRGVLMAPILPDVDTFKKRFNVEVCTIYGMTEIGHAFMSDGFAVDRTNWASCGHVNEGFEVRLVDATGRDVAVGETGELLVRVKPPRRLNRGYWRMSEATAQVWRDGWFVTGDAFRRDEVGNYYFVDRIKDAIRRRGENISSFEIEEAVNEHPDVLESAAVAAAGEFLEDEVKVFIVPCPGKSLEPTDLITFLIPRLARYAIPRFIEIVDALPKTPTQRIRKAELRKLGNSDRTWDRELAGVELPK, encoded by the coding sequence GTGACAAGCAAGATTCTTCCCTATCTATTGGAGCGCGCCGCCGAGGACAGACCCGACGACATCGTTTTCCGCAGTGTGGAGCAGGGTGATCTCACCTACTCCGGGTTGCACGCCGCGCATCTGCGCTGGGCCGCAGCCCTGGATGGGCTTGGTGTGCGCCGAGGTGACACCGTCGCCTCGCTGATGCCGATCGGGTTTGAGGCCTACCACTGCTGGATGGGTGCCGCGTGGCTGAGCGCGATCGAGGTGCCGATCAACACCGCGTGGCGCAACACGTGGCTTCACCACGGGCTCGCCCTCAGTGGGGCGCGCGTGCTGGTTTGCGCGCAGCGCTACCTCCCACAGATCGCTCAGGTTGCGCAGGGACTGACCGCGCTCGAAACGATCGTTGTCTACGACGCCGACGATCCGTCGGAACTCGACGTCGGGCTGCCGACCCGGATCATCTCCGGGCCTGCGTTCTTCGCCGCCGCCAGCGCTACGCCCCGGCTGAGTCGGCCCGCCGACGACGACCTGATGGCGATCATCTTCACCTCGGGAACCACCGGGCAGAGCAAAGGCGTGATGTGCCCGTGGGCGCAGTGGAGTCACGCAGACGGAAAGCCCGGGGTATTCCGATTCGTTGTCGAGCTCGGTTGCCCATTCATTTATTACGCACCGTTCGTTCCCTACCACCTGACGGGCAAGGGAGCACTAATCGCGGCGGCCCAGCTCAACGGCCAAGTGGTGATGCGAGAGAAGTTCCGCACGGACGTCTTTTGGGACGACATCCGCAACTACGGATGCACGTCAACGCTGATAGTCGGCGCGATGGGGAATTTTCTGATGAAGCAGCCGCCCTCGGCGGATGACGGGATAAATCCACTCAGAGGAGTGTTGATGGCCCCCATCCTCCCCGACGTCGACACCTTCAAGAAACGGTTCAACGTCGAGGTTTGCACGATTTATGGCATGACTGAGATCGGCCACGCCTTCATGTCGGATGGATTTGCCGTCGACCGAACCAACTGGGCGTCATGCGGGCACGTCAACGAAGGATTCGAAGTTCGTCTGGTCGACGCGACGGGCCGTGACGTGGCGGTCGGCGAAACAGGTGAGCTGCTGGTACGGGTCAAGCCGCCGCGCCGGCTCAACCGCGGCTATTGGCGCATGTCGGAGGCGACAGCGCAGGTCTGGCGGGATGGCTGGTTCGTCACCGGTGACGCGTTCCGCCGTGACGAAGTCGGCAACTACTACTTTGTGGACCGGATCAAGGATGCGATCCGGCGTCGCGGAGAGAACATTTCTTCGTTCGAGATCGAAGAAGCCGTCAACGAGCATCCGGACGTCCTCGAATCCGCCGCGGTCGCCGCGGCCGGGGAGTTTCTCGAAGACGAGGTCAAGGTTTTCATCGTGCCTTGTCCAGGCAAGAGCTTGGAACCGACGGACCTCATCACGTTCCTGATACCTCGGCTGGCGCGCTACGCCATCCCGCGTTTCATCGAGATCGTTGACGCGCTGCCCAAGACGCCGACCCAGCGAATACGAAAAGCCGAACTACGCAAACTCGGAAACTCCGATCGCACCTGGGATCGCGAGCTCGCCGGCGTCGAACTTCCCAAATGA
- a CDS encoding alpha/beta hydrolase, with protein MAWRWIWTAVTPQGASESESLREHLAEFMRTMRPPKGHSTVEFLRTADKLINAELPTVGKHHAEVAIGTIGEWQLKADILIPQGSGPHPTLLFLHGGSWSMGSPKTHRRLTRDLAAAGMLTISLDYRRAPQYRFPDPVDDALTALQWTYNGVAAYGGDPGRIAIGGDSAGANIAAGALTVTDRPAVGAALFLYGVFDYHATIESLARPGRAAAEQQLYVTPSDYERRRSDPRLSPILAPECFPPTYLTAGADDPTVAESLRMAVALGEAGVPHELVIVEDMPHGFLQLPHLAGHDERISAAASFVANTLADITPKRTEDDAT; from the coding sequence ATGGCGTGGCGCTGGATCTGGACTGCGGTGACTCCGCAGGGCGCGTCCGAGTCGGAATCTTTGCGGGAGCATCTGGCCGAGTTCATGCGAACCATGAGGCCGCCAAAGGGACACTCCACCGTCGAATTTCTGCGTACCGCGGACAAACTGATAAACGCCGAGTTGCCGACGGTGGGCAAGCATCACGCCGAAGTGGCAATCGGCACGATCGGCGAATGGCAACTGAAAGCTGACATCCTGATTCCGCAAGGTTCCGGGCCCCACCCGACCCTGCTGTTTCTGCACGGAGGCTCGTGGTCCATGGGGAGTCCGAAGACGCACCGCAGGCTCACCAGGGATCTCGCCGCCGCCGGGATGCTCACCATCAGCCTCGACTACCGACGCGCCCCCCAGTACCGGTTCCCCGACCCGGTTGACGATGCGTTGACCGCGCTTCAGTGGACCTACAACGGGGTCGCCGCCTATGGCGGAGATCCCGGCCGGATCGCTATCGGTGGCGACTCCGCGGGGGCGAACATCGCTGCGGGGGCACTTACCGTGACGGATCGGCCCGCCGTCGGCGCAGCCCTTTTCCTGTACGGCGTCTTCGACTATCACGCCACCATTGAATCGCTGGCCCGGCCGGGCCGGGCCGCCGCCGAACAACAGCTGTATGTCACGCCGTCGGACTATGAGCGACGGCGAAGCGACCCGCGGCTTAGCCCCATCCTGGCTCCCGAGTGTTTCCCTCCTACCTACCTCACCGCGGGTGCGGACGATCCGACCGTTGCCGAAAGCCTTCGTATGGCCGTCGCCTTGGGCGAGGCCGGCGTGCCCCATGAACTGGTGATCGTCGAGGACATGCCGCACGGGTTTCTGCAGCTGCCTCACCTGGCCGGCCACGACGAACGGATCAGCGCCGCCGCTTCATTTGTGGCGAACACCCTGGCCGACATCACCCCGAAGCGCACAGAGGACGACGCAACGTGA